In Oncorhynchus keta strain PuntledgeMale-10-30-2019 chromosome 19, Oket_V2, whole genome shotgun sequence, a single genomic region encodes these proteins:
- the LOC118398564 gene encoding terminal nucleotidyltransferase 5A-like, with the protein MGEKVDSRRSTPVEGCLVDGESSDLSVLNWEQVQRLDAILAGSIPIHGRWNFPTLEIKPRDIVKVVRCRMEEKRIHVREVRLNGSAASHVLHEDSGLGWKDLDLIFCADMKGELEFQTVKDIVLDALLDFLPEGVNKEKITPVTLKEAYVQKMVKVCNDSDRWSLISLSNNRGKNVELKFVDSLRRQFEFSVDSFQIRLDSLLLFYECSEHPMAATFHPTILGESVYGDFSAALDHLRKRLICTRSPEEIRGGGLLKYCHLLVRGFCAASGPEMKLLQRYMCSRFFIDFPEVGEQRRKLESYLQNHFVGLEDRKYDYLATLHGVVRESTVCLMGYERRQTLGLISSLALRVLAEQNVIPNTANVTCYYQPAPYVADGNFSNYYVAQVQHVYPHYPPQHYPPQHYPPQQYPPQQHPPSQYPLPHHPPPHHPMYTAWMPCN; encoded by the exons ATGGGCGAGAAAGTCGACTCGAGACGATCGACTCCAGTGGAGGGCTGTTTGGTCGACGGGGAGAGCAGCGACCTCAGCGTGCTGAACTGGGAACAAGTGCAGCGCCTGGACGCCATCCTGGCTGGGTCCATCCCCATCCACGGCCGCTGGAACTTCCCAACCCTGGAGATTAAACCGCGGGACATAGTCAAAGTGGTCCGGTGTCGCATGGAGGAGAAACGCATACATGTCCGGGAAGTCCGCCTGAACGGTTCCGCGGCCAGCCATGTTCTCCACGAGGACAGCGGTTTAGGATGGAAGGATCTGGACCTGATATTCTGTGCCGACATGAAAGGCGAACTAGAGTTTCAGACGGTGAAGGATATAGTTCTTGACGCTCTACTAGACTTCTTACCCGAGGGAGTGAACAAGGAGAAGATCACACCAGTGACCTTAAAG GAGGCCTATGTGCAGAAGATGGTGAAGGTGTGTAATGACTCAGACCGCTGGagcctcatctccctctccaacaACAGAGGCAAGAATGTGGAGTTAAAGTTTGTGGACTCTCTGCGTCGCCAGTTTGAGTTCAGCGTGGACTCCTTCCAGATTCGCCTGGATTCCCTTCTCCTCTTCTACGAGTGCTCCGAGCACCCCATGGCAGCCACCTTCCACCCCACCATCCTGGGAGAGAGCGTCTATGGTGATTTCTCCGCCGCCCTCGACCATCTACGCAAACGCCTCATCTGCACGCGGAGCCCTGAGGAGATTCGCGGTGGTGGTCTACTGAAATACTGCCATCTGCTGGTCCGGGGTTTCTGTGCGGCTTCCGGACCCGAAATGAAACTTCTGCAGCGCTACATGTGCTCCAGGTTCTTCATAGACTTCCCAGAGGTGGGCGAGCAGAGGAGGAAGCTGGAATCCTACCTCCAGAACCACTTTGTGGGTCTCGAGGACAGGAAATACGACTATCTGGCCACTCTGCATGGAGTAGTGCGGGAGAGCACAGTGTGCCTGATGGGCTACGAGAGGAGACAAACACTGGGCCTCATCTCCTCCCTGGCCCTTCGGGTCCTTGCCGAGCAGAATGTTATCCCCAACACGGCCAACGTCACCTGCTACTACCAGCCGGCACCTTACGTCGCAGACGGCAACTTCAGCAACTACTACGTGGCCCAGGTGCAGCACGTTTACCCGCATTACCCCCCTCAGCATTACCCACCTCAGCATTACCCACCTCAGCAGTACCCACCTCAACAACACCCTCCGTCACAGTATCCCCttccacaccatccacctccacaCCACCCCATGTACACTGCATGGATGCCCTGCAACTGA